GCGACATACAACCACCGGGTCGATACCGGAGCCGGCGTCAGCTATGACGGGGCGGACATGGTCGTGCGCAGCCGGACCGGTGCCGGTTCCGGCGTCGGGGGAGAGGACGCCGACCCCGGTGCCGCCGCCGGCGGTGCCGGTATGTCACCGGAGGACGTCGCGAAGATCCGCGGCATCGACGGTGTCGCGTCCGCCGACGGGCTGACCCGCGCCCGTGCCGCACTCTGGGCCGGCGGCAAGGTGTCGCCGACGGTCATCGAATCCCTGCCGGACGACAACTTCCGGTGGCAGGACCTCACCGACGGGCGCTACCCGCAGAATGGCACCGAAGTCACGTTGAGTGCGGAGACCATGGACGCCACCGACCTGCACCTCGGCGACACGGTGACTATGGGCACCGATGAAGCCGGCGACGGTCAGTTCACGGTCGTCGGCGTCCTGGACACCCGCGGGGCACTCGACTACACGGACACCGACTATGCGGTCGTCACCCCGGAACTCGCGCAGGCCTTCGCCGGCACCGACGGTGTCAACGAGGTCCGCGTCGCACTGGCACCCGGGGCGGACGTCCACGCGGTCACCGACGGGATCAACGCGGCAGTCCCCGGAAACTGGCCGGAGACCACCGGGGCACTGGTGACCGCCACGCGGACGCTCTACGACACGGGCCTGAGCATCCTGTCCCTCACCGTCAACGGGTTCGCCCTGGTCACCGCCTTCGTCGCGCTCACCGTCGTCGGCACCGTGATCTGGGCCTCGCTGCCCGGCAGACGCCGGCAACTCGCCCTGATGAGGCTCGTCGGCGCGACCCGCGGGCAGATCACGGCGACGCTCTTCCTCGAGACCGCCGTCATCGCACTGGCCGGAGGTCTGCTCGCGGTGCCGGTCGGGATCGGGGTGTCCTACCTGGGACTGCCGCTGCTCGGCATGGTTCCGGGCGTCCCGTCGGTCCCGTGGTCGCAGATCGTGGTCCCCGTGGCCCCGCTCGTCGCGGTCCCGCTGGTCGCCGTCCTCGGCGCGGTGGCGGCTGTCGCCGGTCCCGCACTCACGGCAGGACGTGTCTCCCCGGCCGACGCACTGCGCCGGGCCTCGGGCACCGGACGGTCCCGGCCCACCGCGGCCACCGCCCGCATCATTGCCGTCCTCGTCACCGCAGTCCTCGCCCTGGTCGTCGCCCGGTTCGCCGGACCGGGGGTCACCGTCGTGGCCGGCGCAGTGTTCTTCTGTGCCCTCATCCTTGCCGTGCCCGCCTTCTGCTGGGCCGGTGCCGGGCTGGCCGGCCGGCTCATCAGCGACCGGCATCCGGTGGCCGAGATCGGTGCCGCAGAGGTCCGGAGTTTCCCGGGCCGGACCGCGGCGACCGGCATGGCGGCGGTCCTGGCCGCCACCGTGATGGCGGTGAGCTGGGTCGGGCTCTCCTCGGTCTCGGCGATCGCGGACGCCCGGTCCAGCGATTCCCCGGGACCCGAGCTGATGGTCGGCGCCTATTCCGGTTCCGCGCCCCTCGATCCGGTGGTCATGCAGGCACTCGACCAGGTCGACGGGGTCGGTGACACGGTCCAGGTCCGCATGGGCCGGGCCCGGATGTCCGGGCAGCCGGCGGCGGGCACGACGACCACCGGACACGAGACCCGGCTGGTCACCGACATCGCCGCCGGCGACGCCGCAGACTTCTCGGCGGTCACCGACGGCCGGTTCCCGCTCGGGACGTCCGCCCCGGACTCGCTGTACCTGCCGACCTCGGACCAGGCCCCGTTCCGCGACGGATCGCAGGTCACACTCACCGGACCCGCCGGTGAACGCTCGTTGAGCGTCCACTACGTCGCCGACCTTCCGGTCCCCGGTCTCGTCGCCCCGGAGGTGATGGACGCCGTCGGAACCGCCACCGGCCCGACGGCGACCTGGCTCTCGGTCGCCGACGGGGCCGACCGCGGTGACGTGCTCGACGCCGTGCGCACCGTCGCCACCATCGGCGGCGATCTCCCGGTCACCGGGACGACCGTCACCGACGCGAAGATGGACTCGCTGGTCGGATCCGCACGGCTCATCGCCACGGTGATGCTCACGGTGGCCGTGGTCATCGCCGTGCTCGGTGCCGTCGTCACCCTCACCACCGTCCTGCGCAACCGTGCCACGGAATTCGCCGTGCTGCGACTGCTGGGCATGGAGGGCGCCCAACTGCGCCGCCTCGTCGGCGCGGAGACCGTCGCCGTCGGCGTACTCAGCGTGGTCATCGGACTCGCGGCGGGCGTCCTGCTCGGCTGCGTGACCGCGAGCGCGGTCGCCGGGACGCTGGGGGTCGGTACCCACATCGCCGTTCCCGTCATTGCCCTGCTCGTCATGGGCGTGGTGACCGTGGCGGGGCTCCGGGCGGCGGTCACCGGCCCCGTCGACAGAACTTCACTCGTCCCCCCGGCCGATGCGCTGCGGGACGCCAACCTGGGAGGAAACCAGTGACACATCCACGTACCCGCCGGTGGGCGGCACACGCCGCCGGCCTCGCCCTCACCGTGGCAGTCGGCGGTGCCGCAGCGACCGGCACGGTCGCCGCCCAGACGCCCGTTCCGGCCCCGCCGGCTGTGTCGTCTGCGGCTCCTGCGGCTCCTGCGGCTCCTGCGGCCTCTGCGACTCCGGCCGCCCCGGCCCCGGCGGAGCCTGCCGGGGACACCGCCGGCAACACCGCGCAGCAGCAGGCCGATCCGCACAAGGACGACCTCCTGGTCCCTGACTGGCTCATGCTCGTCATCGCGATCGCCCTGGTCGCTGGTGCCGTCTCACTGGCGACACAGTCCTATATCCGGTTTTCCCGGACCCGTCGAGAACTGGAGGGTTAACCCCATGCCGATGTCCACCACCCCAGACCGTGTCTTTTCCCGCGTCGCCGCCCACATCCCCGCCCGCACCGCCGCCTGCGCCACCGTCGCCGCCGTCGGGCTGGGGGCGGCCCCGGTCGTCCTGCCGACGGCTGCCGCCGCCACCGCCACCGGCCAGCAGACCTACAACTGCGCGATCACCGTCGACGAGAACCCGACCGAGCCCAGCTACATGGACCTCACCGCGAACGTCACCCTCAACCTGCCCGACCAGGTCAACCCGGGTGACCAGTTCTCCGTCGACGGCAACTTCTCCGTGCAGCTCCCCGGCGAGATCGCCGGACTGTTCGCCGGGTACTTCCCGGTCGCACAGGTGACCTCGGACTCCCTGACCCTCCCGGTGAACGTCGGTGGCCAGGACCAGCTGGTCGCCGCCTCCCGCATCGACAGCGGCAGGATCGACACCGGGCAGACCCCGCTCGTCTTCGGCGGCAACTTCAGCACCGACCCGATCAGCGTGCCCGCGGACGCGCAGGGCGATGTGTCGTTCAGCATGCCGCGCAACGACAGCGTCCCGGCCATCTCCGAGGACGGGATGTCGGCGTTCACCGCCGTCCTCGTCGCCGAGGGCGGGCTGGTGCCCGGCTACGACAAGGGCACCGACCGGGTGTCCTGCTCCTCACCGTCCGGTGAGTCCTCGCCGATCGGCTCCACCCCGATCGGCACCGGCGGGGGCGGGGGCGCCGCGGCTGGCGCAGCGGGTGCCGCCGGGGCCGCCGGTGCGGCCCGTGGGACCGGTGCGACGCCCTCCACCGGTGGCGGGAACCGTGTCCAGGCTGCCCAGGGCGCCGGCGCGGCTGTCCCGGGGAAGGACGACAAGGACAACAAGGACAACAAGGACAAGAAGGACGACAACGCGAACAAGGACAACAAGGACAGTGCCGCCGCCGGGGACGGCTCGGCGGCCGACCGGGCACTGGCCGACCAGATGCGTCTGATGACGATGAGCCAGGCCGCGAACGGTGACAACAAGGGTTCCTACATTCCCCGCGCGGCCGTCGCCTGGGGCGTGGTGGGCATCGTCGTGGCATCGGTCCTGTTCACCGTCGTGACGAACCGGCGCACCCGTCGGCTGGAACAGAGCGTGGAGGACTTCTGAGGCGGCGTCCGGGACGACTGCTGAGGCGTCTTCTGGGACGAGTTCTGTGTGGGGGGCCGGGGACCACCCCCGGGCCGACCGTGAACGGCGCGGTCACCTGAGTACAGGGGAACTGACCCGCTAGGATCATTCAGGTTGATGCTCTCAAGACCTTCTGCCACACTCACAGAATCGAGGAATCCCTGTGAACCCGCCCCCGACCCGTCCGATGCCCGAGATCCCGGTCCAGCCGGGACAGATCATCATCGACGATCTCATCGGACGCCGGGTCGCCCTCAACCAGCACCAGCGGATCACCCTGGGGCGGGCCGCGGACTTCCCGGTCGGGGAGGACGACGAGTTCATGCACCGGCGGTTCCTCCAGTTCTGGGCGGACGGGACCACCTGGATGGTCACCAACCACGGTGGTCGGCTGACTGCGGGGATCCATCCACGGGCCGACACCTCCTTCAGCGAGATGCGGGTCGGGCCGGGCGCCAGTCTGCCGCTGCCGCTGGGGGAGTCGGCGGTCGTCTTCGGTACCTCCGACCGGACCTATGAACTGCACCTGACCGTGGCACGGACGCTGCGTCCGCCGGAGGTCGGCGTCCCGCCGGTGGGCGGGGACTCCACCATCGGACAGTTCATGCCCAACGCCGAGCAGACCCTGCTGCTGCAGGCGCTCGCCGGGCCGCTGGTGAAGAATCCCGGTGCCGGGATGGACGAGGTGCCGTCGGTCCGTGACCTCGAGGGCACACTCGGCTGGTCCCAGAAGAAGATCAACACGAAGATCGACTACCTGTGCCGGACCCTGGAGAACAACGGGCTCCCCGGGTTTTCCGCACGGTCCGGCAACGCGCCGACCCGCCGACTCGCCCTGGCCCGCTACGCCCTCGAGAACTACTGGTCGTTGACCCACCGCGGCGTCTTCTGACGGCGTCCCGCCGCAGTGAGACCGCAGTGAGACGACAGAGAACGGAAGAGAGGACAGATCACCGTGACCCGACCCAGCGGCAGCCAGCCGACCCCCGGTGACCGGGGCTGGTCGGAGTTCACGGCGTACCTCCGCAGCAGACACGGGCTCACCGACCTGACCGAGATCGGCCACGGCGGCATGGGCCGGGTCTACCGGGCGTGGGACGACGGACTCGACCGGTGGGTCGCGGTGAAGGTGCTGCGACCCGAGGCGACGGGGACCGGGGTGCTGCCCCGGTTCCGTAACGAGGCGCGCCTGCTCGGTCAGCTCCACCACCCCGCCATCGTCGGGGTGCATTTCGCCGACGTGAGCCCGGACGGTGTCGCCTATTTCGGGATGGACTACGTCGAAGGCCGGGACCTGGGCAGCCTCCTCGACGAGCGCCGGCGCCGTGGCGCGCACTACTCGGTCGCGGAGACCGCGGACCTGCTCGGCTCGGTGGCCAGCGCCCTCGACGGCATCCACGACCTCACCCCGCAGGTCATCCACCGGGACATCAAGCCGGCGAACATCCTCGTGCCGGACCGGCCTCGGGCCTGGGCGCCGGCGATCCTCACCGACTTCGGCATCAGCATGTCCACCGACGACACCCGCCTGACCTCCGCCGGTTTCCTCATCGGGACGGACCGGTACATGGCGCCCGAACAGTTCCGGCACGTCACCGACCCGGACGCCGGCCTGCAGGACGCCCCGGGGGCCTCCGTCGACCTCTACGCCTTCGCCCTCATCGCCTGGGAGATGCTCACCCTCACCCCGCTGCGGGACCGCATGGGACGCACCGAGTGGATCTACGCACGGCGGGTCCCCGCCCTGGCGCCGGAATCCCTGGCGCCGGCCGACCGGCCGCGGGCGGCGGAGCTGTCCGCGGTCTTCGCCCGGGCACTGGCCGATGACCCCGCCCACCGGTACCCGACGGCGTCCGGATTCCTGGACGCCCTCACCGGTCGGAGCCGCGGGTCACAGGCCACCGCACCGGCCCGGACCCGGATGCAGCCACCGATGCAGGCGCCGGCTCCGGTGCAGGCGCCGGTATCCCGGCCCGCCGCGGCCCGCCCGGCCACGGCGGGGCAGACCGGGACCGGGAGGAAACCGCACCGGGGACTGCTCACCGCCGTCGTTGCCGTCCTGCTCGTGGTCATTGTCGTCCTCGCCGGACTCGTCGTCACCGACAAACTCCGGAACCCCGCCTGGTCCGGAGCCGAGGCGACGATGGCCAAGGCGTTCCCGGACCTGCTGCCCGACCGGGAGAACGGGAGCGGGTGGCGCGGGATGACCTGCAGCGGGGTGACCCCGGACCCCGGCCAGCAGGCGAGGATCAACTGTTCCGGCGCCGACCTCAGCCTGGTCGTCGCCGACTTCGGGGACTCCGGCACCCGTGACCGCTTCGGATCCGGCGAGGACCTGGTGGACCTGAGCAACGGTCAGTGTTCGGTCCGGACCGGCCGGGTCGCGCAGTCCGGCAACGGGTTCGCCTATGTCTCCCTGCCGCAGGACGGCGCCCTGGACCGTTACTCGCTCCTGTTGAGCGGGGACGGCGCCCAGGACGATGTGCGGGCGATGCCGGTCTGCTGAGAGACCGCCAGGGTTTTCAGGGGACCGTGCAGAGGTTCCCCGCCTCCTGCCAGGCACATGCGTTAGGGTTCACTACTGGAACCATCCCCGATGAGTGAGGACGCGACAACACTGATGGCCAACTACGACCTGTACACCGAGCTGGATCTCGACAAGGACATGCCGCCGGCGGAGATCGCCGCGCTGCTCGACGGGAAAATCGACGACTTCCGGTCCCGTGGCTACCCGGAGCATTCCCCGGAGGTGGACCAGCTGTCGACGGCCCGCTCGATTCTCGGCGACCCGTACAAGCGGGACGTGTACGAGAGCGCCCTCTACGGCGGGGATGACACGGTCGTCGATGTCGTCTGGCTGCACAATCTCGCGGACACCACCTTCCCGCCCACGCCGGACGCCGCCACGACCGACGGTCCCTCCACCGCGGAGACCCGGAAGACCTCCGTCTCCGACCTCGCCGCGTCCGCTGACGCTGCCGGCGCGACCGACGTCAACGACGCGGACGGTGCTCACAGCGCCGGCGACCGGACGGCCGGGGGAGCGCACACCGCCCCGGACGGGACGGACGCGTCGGCGTCGGGCGCCGCGACGGGCGGGAGCCCGTGGTCGCCGTCGGACGGTCCCGCCACACCCGGCGCCTACGGTCCCGGACCGTACGCCGGAAGTTTCGGCCAGCCGGGTCAGGCGGGCCGGCCGGGTCTGAACCAGGCGCCGAACTACGGCCGGCCGGGCGCCCCGTCGGCTGCCGCCGCGTCGATGAACCTCAGTGTCGCCGGGCGGACCCGGTCCGAGTCCAAGACCTACCTCGTCTGCCTGGCCATCATGGTGCTGGGCATGATCTACCCGCTGATCGTGCTGTTCACCGGCGACAACGACAGTGACGGCGTGTACAGCATCCTCAAGGCCACCATGTTCGCCGTCGCCCACGCCGTGGCCTGGGTCGGCATCGCCGAAGTCATCTGGGGCGTCCGGCGCATCGCGTACCCGGCCCGCGACGACGACAAATAGTCCCTGCCTCACCCGACTTCACCCCACCTCACCTCACCCTCCGGAGGAGCATCCATTCCATGACCGATCCCGCAGCGTCCGATCCCGCGTCCCACCAGGGTCGTTGGAGCCACCGGGACATTCCCGCGAACGCCGCCGTCCCACCGTCGCAGGGGGCACCCGCACCCGCCGCGCCGCAGCCCGGCGGTCCCCGGGCCGTGCTCGCGGTCCTGACCACCCCGCTCATCACCGCAGGGCTGGCCGCCGTCCTGCTCGTCCTGTCCGTCGTCGCCTTCGCCGTGAAGTGGTTGACCGCGGACTTCTCACTGCCGCTGGGACCGCAGACCCTGTCGCTGTCCTCGACGGTCAACGGGTTCGGCATGCAGAAGCTGTCCGGTGACCTCGGCTCCGATTCCGCACTGTCCGGGCAGTACCTCGCCTTCGCACTCGTGACTCTGGTCCTGCTGGCCGTCGGCGCGGTGCTGGTGCTGCTGGTACCCCGGCTGCGCAAGATCGGGGCCCTGGTCGTCGCGGTCGGCGGCGCGGTCGAACTCGTCTACGGTCTGCTCATCGCCGTCGGCGTGCTGGGGATGGACAAGAGCGACGTTCTCGGCGATGACCTGGACAGCCTGCGGTCACTGTCGCCGCAACTGGCGCAGCAGATCGAGGACGCGTTCTCCTTCGGTACCTCCGCGGGGCCGTGGATCGCGGTCGTGGTCGGTGTTCTCGCGGTCGCCCTCGGCGTCCTGTTCCTCATCGGTGCGCCCGGTCCGCTGCTTCCGGCCCGGCCGGTTCAGCAGGGCCAGCCCGGCCAGCCCGGCCAGCAGGGCCAGCAGGGGATTCCCGGCCAGCCGTTCCCCGGTGGCGCCGCACCGCAGTTCCCGCAGCCGGACTCCGGTGAGGGGCGCTGGAGCGGCGACCGGCCGCAGTAGCGGTCCGCCCGCTACGCCGGGTGCCCGGTGGGCCGGGCAGTCCGGGCGGTCCTGACCGTCGCGGCCAGCTGCCGGATCTCCTCGTCGGTGACTTCCCGGTGCCCGGCAGCGGTGCAGAAGTCCAGCAGCGAGTACCCCGCACGCTGGATCTCCAGGTGATGGGGCCAGTGCTCCGCGGCGTACTCCGGCGCGTTGTAGGCCACCGACTGTGCGGCACGTCGCTCACTGAGCAGTTCGTACTGCAGATCGCGGCGCTCGGCGAGGGCGTCCCGCGGCGTCGATGAGGTGAGGAGCCGCCCGAGCGGGGCGCCCATCGCCCCGACACTGCGTCCGACGAGACGCTGACTGTGCTTGATCTCGGTGTCCCTCAGGAAGAACAGCCACAGGCCGCCGATGCAGAAGAGCACGGCGATGACGACCTCCGCGGTCCGGGAGAACACCACCTCGCTCAACGGCAGGTGCATTGAGCCGCCCATCATCAACGCCAGCGGGGTGGTGACGATGACGGTGAAGGCGTAGCTCTTCACCACGAAGACCTCGGCGAAGAACTGGCAGAAGGCCAGTGCGGCGAGCAGTCCCCAGGTGTGCAGACCCAGTGCGTGGAACAGCGAGAACAGGGCGATGCCGAACACCGAGCCGATGAGACGGTGGATGCCCCGGATGGTGCCGGGTTTACGGTCCGGACCCCACTGCAGCACCAGCATGGCCGACACGACCGCCCAGTCCGGCCGGTCGAAGCCCAGCGCGATGCCCACGACCCCGGCGAGCAGGCAGGACACCAGCACCTTCACCGCGGTCATGGTGGCATGGGAGTAGAGCGTCAGCGACCGGTAGATCCGGTAGCGGATCGACGGGCGTGCCAGCGGGATCGACAGCCGGTTGAGGTCGATGTAGCTGGGGATGTCAGTGACCTCCTCGGCACCGCTGCCGTCGACACCGTCGGTGGCGTCCGCGGTGCGTCGGGACCTGCTGCGGTGGTACTCGGCCAGTTTCACCTGGGCGGCGAGGGTGCGGTGGGCCAGCTCGTCCTGCACGGTGCCGACGGTCTCGCCGCCGCGGATGATCCCGGCGTCCGCCAGGGTGAACCAGGCACCCGTCAGGGCCGACTCGACCTGGTGGGTGCGGGCCACGGTGGGCGAGGGGGTGGCGGTGTAGGAGGCGACGAGGCGTTCGAGGTTCTCCACGGCCGCCGTCTCCGGCCGGTGCCGGCCCCAGAGGGCGGGGACCATACCGATGATCATGGCGGAGATACCGCCGACCGCGGCCCACACACCGACCTCGACCGGGTTCATGCCCTGCTTGGCGACCATGGTCGCACCGCCGGAGGCCATGACGATGAAGAAGCCGCCGGGCGGCGGCAGGCGCAGCGCATTCTGGACGAAGGCGACCACCACGGCGATGGCGGTGGTGTACAGGGCGATGAGGAGCATCCACCAGTCGGTGCCGCCGGCCTCGATCTGCGGCCACACCACCGAGCCGACGAAGGCGCCCGCCATCTGGCCGACAGCGAGGCAGAGGGCGGCGTAGCCCATGACCCGCCAGCGGGTGCGGAACGGCAGCCCCTCACCGTAGATGACGGTGAAACCACCCGAGGCGATGAGCAGCATCTCGGTCTCGTGACCGAGCGCGAGGACGACGCTGGCCGGCAGGACGACCGCGAGTGCGGCGCGCAGGGCACCGGGCCAGCGCGGTCCGGGGGAGTTCACCGCGATGAGCAGCTGCCACCAGCTGGGGTAGGCGGGTGGCTGTTCGGCGGAGGGGGCGGGCTGGGATGGTGGGGTGGTCGGGCTGGTCACCGATCAATTATAGGCCCCGCTGATTTGTGTCGGTGAGTACGGTAAGGACAGTGTCCACCCCTCATCTGTCCCGCCCGCCGCTGCCGGGGGTACTGGCCGGGGCACTGTTCCTCGGCCTGGTGCTCCTGGCCCTCAACCTCCGCAGCCCGCTGACCACCCTGCCGCCGGTCATCGACCGGATCCGGGAGGACACCGGCTTGAGCGACGGCGGGGCCGGCATGCTGACCTCGGTGCCCGTCCTGTGCTTCGGGCTGCTGGCCTGGCCGGCGTCGCTGCTCATCCGCCGCACCGGCATCGACCGGGCGGTGGTCGTCACCCTCCTCGGCGCCGCCGCGGGGATCGTCATCCGCTCCGTCGGGGGTGTACCGGGACTGTTCGTCGGCATGGTCGTCACCGGGGTGTTCCTGACCGTCGGCAACACCGTCGCCCTGCTGGTCATCGGCCGGGACTTCGCCGCGCACCTCGGGGCGGTGAACGGGGCGTACACCGCGTCGCTCAACGTCGGCACCATGCTGACCTCGGCACTGACCGCGCCGCTGGCGGGACTGTGGGGGTGGCGCGGGGCGGCCGGCTCCTGGGCGGCGCTCGCACTGACCGCCGCACTGCTGTGGTGGGCGGTCTCGTCGTGGCGCTCGCGGGTCGTCGCGGTGACGGCCCCGGCGGTCCCGGGGAAGATTCCGGAGCGGATTCCGGACGCCGCGGCGCAGCCGACGGAGGGGCAGTGCACCACGGTCGGCCGGACGCCGTCGCGGCGTCCTTACGTGTGGTTGCTCGCCGGGGTGCTTGCCCTGCACCTGTTCATCTACTACGCGCTGACGACCTGGCTGCCATCGATCATGGCGGACCGCCTCGGCATGGGCGCGGAATCAGCCGGTGCCGCGGCCTCGACCTTCCAGATCCTCGCGCTGCTCGGCGCCTTCGGTTCCCCGGTGGTGGCCCGCCTGATGCGGCAGGAGACACTGCTGGTCCTGCTGGCGGTGCTGTGGACCGTCACCGCGGTGGGGATGCTCACCGCCCCCGCCCTCTGGCCGGTGTGGTGCGTCTCCGGCGGCATCGCCCAGGGCGGGGTGTTCACCGTCGTCTTCACCCTCATCGTCTCGCGGTCGCGGGACGCCGACGACAACCGCCGGACCTCCACCCTGGTGCAGGGCTGGGCCTACACACTGTCCGCCGTGGGCCCGGTGCTCACCGGTCAGCTGCACGAGAGCAGTGGCGGCTGGGTGGTGCCGTTGACCCTCGTCAGCGTGCTCGCCGCCGCGCTCATCGCGGTGGCGGTGGTGCTCCGGACCGCCGGGACGGTCAGAACTTCGTGAACCGCCTGGTGAGGTTGTTCTCCAGCTCAGTCCAGCCGTTGGCCTCCTCGTCGAACGGGGCGGTCGGGGTGGCGGCCGACGGCGAGCCGAGCATGTAGGCGATGTAGTCCTGCAGCCGCGGGTAGGCCAGCAGCACCTGGTTCACCCCGTCGTCCTTGGCCCAGTCGGCGGCGTCCGCGAGCAGTTCGTAGGCACGTCCCAGCTGGTCGGTGTCGACGGCGTCGACACCCTTGGCGATGTCCTCGCGCAGACCGGTGAACCCGTAGACGTTCGACGGGTGGACCTCGACCTCCAGCTCTCCGGCGTTGGCGAGCGAGACCAGGTCGTCCCACGTCCCGAACTGGGCGAGGTCGTGGTCCTTCGCGTCGATCATCCAGCGCACCAGGGACCGTGCCGAGGGGAACGTGTGGATCTCGCCGTTGGTGCCGAGGAACACCGGCTGACGGTCCCCGACGTAGCAGCGCAGGGTGTAGACGGTGGACCCGTCGACGGTGATGCGCACCGGGTCGATGCCGGCGGCCGCCCATGCGCTCGAGTCGTAGGGGTCGGCGTCGGTGGTGTCGGTGGCGCCGGCAGCCTTCTCAGCCTCGTCAGCCTGGGCCCGGTCCTCGGCGGCGGCCGTGGCGGCCTTCTCGGCGGCCTCCTTCTTCGCCTTCTCGGCGTCCTCGATGTCGCTCTGCGCCCGGGTGACGGCGTCCTCCGGCACCTCGGGGGTCACGAACTGTTCATCGACGGCATCCAGCAGCTCCGGCCAGTTCCCGAGGACGGCGTGGCCGACCGAGGACCATTCGCTCAGCCCGTTGTCGCCGGAGTAGTGGTCGGCGCCCCGGGCGACGTTCGCCAGCACCGAGTAGGAGCGGAACCAGCGGTTGACCTTGTCGATACCGCACACCGCGCCGAGGGAGCGCAGCACGTCGAAGGCGGCGGCGACGGCCTTGGTGTTCTCGAAGGAGGGCCGGCCCGCCAACTTGTCGGGCAGGTCGATGAAGCTGATCTCCCCGGAGGCCCGCGGGGTCACCTTCCGCTCGGCGTGCTCGAGGAAGGCCGACCAACGGGGGTGGTCGCTGAGGTCGTGGGCGCCGCGGCCGTTGTCCCGGAGCCAGGCCAGCAGTGCCGCGGAGGAGGGGAAGCCGAAGACACCGGAATCGTCGCCGAGGAACGCCTGCCACTGTTCGCCCCCGGCCACCCAGCCGGGTGCCCAG
This is a stretch of genomic DNA from Corynebacterium nuruki S6-4. It encodes these proteins:
- a CDS encoding FtsX-like permease family protein, yielding MRTLATTFSLVRHELTAFRRTRALFVAVVLGGILVVAGAVLGATYNHRVDTGAGVSYDGADMVVRSRTGAGSGVGGEDADPGAAAGGAGMSPEDVAKIRGIDGVASADGLTRARAALWAGGKVSPTVIESLPDDNFRWQDLTDGRYPQNGTEVTLSAETMDATDLHLGDTVTMGTDEAGDGQFTVVGVLDTRGALDYTDTDYAVVTPELAQAFAGTDGVNEVRVALAPGADVHAVTDGINAAVPGNWPETTGALVTATRTLYDTGLSILSLTVNGFALVTAFVALTVVGTVIWASLPGRRRQLALMRLVGATRGQITATLFLETAVIALAGGLLAVPVGIGVSYLGLPLLGMVPGVPSVPWSQIVVPVAPLVAVPLVAVLGAVAAVAGPALTAGRVSPADALRRASGTGRSRPTAATARIIAVLVTAVLALVVARFAGPGVTVVAGAVFFCALILAVPAFCWAGAGLAGRLISDRHPVAEIGAAEVRSFPGRTAATGMAAVLAATVMAVSWVGLSSVSAIADARSSDSPGPELMVGAYSGSAPLDPVVMQALDQVDGVGDTVQVRMGRARMSGQPAAGTTTTGHETRLVTDIAAGDAADFSAVTDGRFPLGTSAPDSLYLPTSDQAPFRDGSQVTLTGPAGERSLSVHYVADLPVPGLVAPEVMDAVGTATGPTATWLSVADGADRGDVLDAVRTVATIGGDLPVTGTTVTDAKMDSLVGSARLIATVMLTVAVVIAVLGAVVTLTTVLRNRATEFAVLRLLGMEGAQLRRLVGAETVAVGVLSVVIGLAAGVLLGCVTASAVAGTLGVGTHIAVPVIALLVMGVVTVAGLRAAVTGPVDRTSLVPPADALRDANLGGNQ
- a CDS encoding serine/threonine-protein kinase, which produces MTRPSGSQPTPGDRGWSEFTAYLRSRHGLTDLTEIGHGGMGRVYRAWDDGLDRWVAVKVLRPEATGTGVLPRFRNEARLLGQLHHPAIVGVHFADVSPDGVAYFGMDYVEGRDLGSLLDERRRRGAHYSVAETADLLGSVASALDGIHDLTPQVIHRDIKPANILVPDRPRAWAPAILTDFGISMSTDDTRLTSAGFLIGTDRYMAPEQFRHVTDPDAGLQDAPGASVDLYAFALIAWEMLTLTPLRDRMGRTEWIYARRVPALAPESLAPADRPRAAELSAVFARALADDPAHRYPTASGFLDALTGRSRGSQATAPARTRMQPPMQAPAPVQAPVSRPAAARPATAGQTGTGRKPHRGLLTAVVAVLLVVIVVLAGLVVTDKLRNPAWSGAEATMAKAFPDLLPDRENGSGWRGMTCSGVTPDPGQQARINCSGADLSLVVADFGDSGTRDRFGSGEDLVDLSNGQCSVRTGRVAQSGNGFAYVSLPQDGALDRYSLLLSGDGAQDDVRAMPVC
- a CDS encoding FUSC family protein — encoded protein: MTSPTTPPSQPAPSAEQPPAYPSWWQLLIAVNSPGPRWPGALRAALAVVLPASVVLALGHETEMLLIASGGFTVIYGEGLPFRTRWRVMGYAALCLAVGQMAGAFVGSVVWPQIEAGGTDWWMLLIALYTTAIAVVVAFVQNALRLPPPGGFFIVMASGGATMVAKQGMNPVEVGVWAAVGGISAMIIGMVPALWGRHRPETAAVENLERLVASYTATPSPTVARTHQVESALTGAWFTLADAGIIRGGETVGTVQDELAHRTLAAQVKLAEYHRSRSRRTADATDGVDGSGAEEVTDIPSYIDLNRLSIPLARPSIRYRIYRSLTLYSHATMTAVKVLVSCLLAGVVGIALGFDRPDWAVVSAMLVLQWGPDRKPGTIRGIHRLIGSVFGIALFSLFHALGLHTWGLLAALAFCQFFAEVFVVKSYAFTVIVTTPLALMMGGSMHLPLSEVVFSRTAEVVIAVLFCIGGLWLFFLRDTEIKHSQRLVGRSVGAMGAPLGRLLTSSTPRDALAERRDLQYELLSERRAAQSVAYNAPEYAAEHWPHHLEIQRAGYSLLDFCTAAGHREVTDEEIRQLAATVRTARTARPTGHPA
- a CDS encoding CynX/NimT family MFS transporter; the encoded protein is MSTPHLSRPPLPGVLAGALFLGLVLLALNLRSPLTTLPPVIDRIREDTGLSDGGAGMLTSVPVLCFGLLAWPASLLIRRTGIDRAVVVTLLGAAAGIVIRSVGGVPGLFVGMVVTGVFLTVGNTVALLVIGRDFAAHLGAVNGAYTASLNVGTMLTSALTAPLAGLWGWRGAAGSWAALALTAALLWWAVSSWRSRVVAVTAPAVPGKIPERIPDAAAQPTEGQCTTVGRTPSRRPYVWLLAGVLALHLFIYYALTTWLPSIMADRLGMGAESAGAAASTFQILALLGAFGSPVVARLMRQETLLVLLAVLWTVTAVGMLTAPALWPVWCVSGGIAQGGVFTVVFTLIVSRSRDADDNRRTSTLVQGWAYTLSAVGPVLTGQLHESSGGWVVPLTLVSVLAAALIAVAVVLRTAGTVRTS